A segment of the Salvelinus namaycush isolate Seneca chromosome 3, SaNama_1.0, whole genome shotgun sequence genome:
accatggggcactctgttcacaatgttgacatcagcaaaccgctaaCCACACAAcgccatgacggcgtagtgtgttactaatggttttctttgagactgtggtcccagctctcttcaggttattgaccaggtcctgccgtgtagttctgggctgatccctcaccttcctcatgatcattgatgccccacgaggtgagatcttgcatggagccccagaccaagggtgattgaccgtcatcttgaacttcttccattttctaataattgcgccaacagttgttgccttctcaccaagctgcttgcttattgtcctgtagcccatcccagccttgtgcaggtctacaattttatccctgatgtccttacacagctctctggtcttggccattgtggagaggttggagtctgtttgattgagtgtgtggacaggtgtcttttatacaggtaacgagttcaaacaggtgcagttaatacaggtaatgagtggagaacaggagggcttcttaaagaaaaactaacaggtctgtgagagccggaattcttactggttggtaggtgatcaaatacttatgtcatgcaaattaattacttaaaaatcatacaatgtgattttctggatttttgttttagattccgtctctcacagttgaagtgtacctatgataaaaatgacagacctctacatgctttgtaagtaggaagacctgcaaaatcggcagtgtatcaaatacttgttctccccactgtgtgtatatatatatatatactctatataccccctctctctatactccctctctccatactctatctactctctctctattgAATTTACTTGGAcatgttttacattttagtcatttatcagacagtcttatccagagtgacttagtcAGTTCATTCAACGTAGGTACTGTGTATGGAAGACAGCAACAGGTAGATTGGGTAAATGTTGCTAAAGCATTAAACCCTAGTTTTAGAAGTCCAAAGTATAATCTGTACCAAATTAGGTTCTCTTTCACTCCTCCCTTTCCCTTCTTTCTGTCTATACACCTCcttcccgctcttcccccctccccctttcttACTTCTCAATGCCTCACTGTGTTGTAGTCATAACTGGCTGCAACCGTGGTGTCTGTGCGTGTGGAACTGTGGTGGCGAAGAGCTCCTGTTATAAATGATGCCTTTTGGACGCCAGTCGCCTGTTGAATGGACACTCTCTCTGCGGTCTCTGTAAAAAGGGAATGGAGGGACGTGTGTTTCCCATTACCATAGGGTTTCCTCTTCTGCCCTGCTCCCCTGCAGCTTGGGCCATACTGCAGTCTGGAGCTGATGCTGAGTGACAGGTTGTCAGTGTGAACTTCATAGACTCATCTGCAATAATACAGACTCacgcaaacactcacacacataagTAAGGAATTCAAatgcacacacagatacacacaggcagggcgagagagagacaggcacagTGTGTTTGAGGGTTATAGGGTTGGTGGGACACTGAGAATACAGAGCAGCTGTACTGACTTACATGGATGCTGCTCTGTATTAAGACAACAAACCAAATCCAACCAACCGCTCGTGCTTCACCAAGCCCCCTTTCAACAAGAGACTAGCCAACCGCTCGTGCTTCACCAAGCCCCCTTTCAACAAGAGACTAGCCAACCGCTCGTGCTTCACCAAGCCCCCTTTCAACAAGAGACTAGCCAACCGCTCGTGCTTCACCAAGCCCCCTTTCAACAAGAGACTAGCCAACCGCTCGTGCTTCACCAAGCCCCCTTTCAACAAGAGACTAGCCAACCGCTCGTGCTTCACCAAGCCCCCTTTCAACAAGAGACTAGCCAACCGCTCGTGCTTCACCAAGCCCCCTTTCAACAAGAGACTAGCCAACCGCTCGTGCTTCACCAAGCCCCCTTTCAACAAGAGACTAGCCAACCGCTCGTGCTTCACCAAGCCCCCTTTCAACAAGAGACTAGCCAACCGCTCGTGCTTCACCAAGCCCCCTTTCAACAAGAGACTAGCCAACCGCTCGTGCTTCACCAAGCCCCCTTTCAACAAGAGACTAGCCAACCGCTCGTGCTTCACCAAGCCCCCTTTCAACAAGAGACTAGCCAACCGCTCGTGCTTCACCAAGCCCCCTTTCAACAAGAGACTAGCCAACCGCTCGTGCTTCACCAAGCCCCTTTCAACAAGAGACTAGCCAACCGCTCGTGCTTCACCAAGCCCCCTTTCAACAAGAGACTAGCCAGACATTTGATAATGTGGTaaccactagaggtcgaccgattatgatttttcaacgccgataccgatgctgattattggaggaccaaaaaagccgataccgattaatcggacgatttaaaaaaaataaaaataaaaatttatttgtaataatgacaattacaacaatactgaatgaacacttattttaacttaatataatacatcaataaaatcaatttagattcaaataaataatgaaacaggttcaatttggtttaaataatgcaaaaacaaaatgttggagaagaaagtaaaagtgcaatatgtgccatgtaaaaaaagctaatgtttaagttccttgctcagaacatgaggacatatgaaagctggtggttccttttaacatgagtcttcaatattcccaggtaagaagttttaggttgtagttattataggaattataggactatttctttctatacgatttgtatttcatatacctttgactattggatgttcttataggcactttagtattgccagtgtaacagtatagcttccatccctctcctcgccgctacctgggctcgaaccaggaacacatcgacaacagccaccctcgaagcagcgttacccatgcataGCAAGgagaacaactactccaagtctgagtgagtgacgtttgaaacgctattagcgcgcaccccgctaactagctagccatttcacatcggttacaccagtcTAATCTCGGGAGATGATAGGCTTGAAGTTATAAACAGTGcgatgcttgaagcacagcgacgagctgctggcaaacccacgaaagtgctgtttgaatgaatgcctacgagcctgctgctgcctaccatcgctcagtcagactgctctatcaaatcatagacttaattataacacacagaaatacgagccttaggtcattataatggttgaatccggaaactatcattttgaaaacaaaatgtttattctttcagtgaaatacggaaccgttccgtagtctaaatattgctgttcaaccttcaatgttatgtcataattatgtacaattctggcaaattaattacagtctttgttagggataaatggacttcacacagttcgaaatgagccaggcggcccaaactgctgcatataccctgactctgcttgcacggaacgcaagagaagtgtcacaatttccctaattataagaaattcatgttagcaggcaatattaactaaatatgcaggtttcaaaatatatacttgtgtattgattttaaagaaaggcattgatgtttatggttaggtacattggtgcaacgacagtcctttttcgcgaatgcgcttgttaaatcatcaccgtttgtcgaagtaggcgcatcgattatatgcaacgcaggacacgctagataaactagtaatatcatcaaccatgtgttgttaactagtgattatgttaagattgattgttttttataagatgagtttaatgctagctagcaacttaccttggcttcttgctgccctcgcgtaacaggtagtcagcctgccacgcagactccttgtggagtgcaatgtaaggcaggtggttagagcgttggactagtaaccggaaggttgcaaaaacgaatccccgagctaacaaggtaaaaatctgtcgttctgcccctgaactaggcagttaacccaccgttcctaggccgtcattgaaaataagaatgtgttcttaactgacttgcctagttaaataaaggtgtaaaaaaaatatttaaaaaattggcAAATTTGTGTCCATTgtttaccgattgttatgaaaacttgaaatcggccctaattaatcggccattccgattagtCGGTCGCCCTCTAGTAACCACCCTCTGTCCTTTAGATCCAGCTTGATAAGACAtttgataatgtagtaaccaCCCTCTGTCCTTTAGATCCAGCTTGATAAGACAtttgataatgtagtaaccaCCCTCTGTCCTTTAGATCCAGCTTGATAAGACAtttgataatgtagtaaccaCCCTCTGTCCTTTAGATCCAGCTTGATAAGACATTTGATAATGTGGTAACCACCCTCTGTCCTTTAGATCCAGCTTGATAAGACAtttgataatgtagtaaccaCCCTCTGTCCTTTAGATCCAGCTTGATAAGACAtttgataatgtagtaaccaCCCTCTGTCCTTTAGATCCAGCTTGATAAGACATTTGATAATGTAGTAACCTCCATCTGTCCTTTAGATCCAGCTTGATAAGACATTTGATAATGTAGTAACCTCCATCTGTCCTTTAGATCCAGCTTGATAAGACATTTGATAATGTGGTAACCACCCTCTGTCCTTTAGATCCAGCTTGATAGGACATTTGATAATGTAGTAACCTCCATCTGTCCTTTAGATCCAGCTTGATAAGACATTTGATAATGTGGTAACCACCCTCTGTCCTTTAGATCCAGCTTGATAGGACATTTGATAATGTGGTAACCACCCTCTGTCCTTTAGATCCAGCTTGATAGACAtttgataatgtagtaaccaTCCTCTGTCCTTTAGATCCAGCTTGATAAGACTtttgataatgtagtaaccaCCCTCTGTCCTTTAGATCCAGCTTGATAAGACATTTGATAATGTGGTAACCACCCTCTGTCCTTTAGATCCAGCTTGATAAGACATTTGATAATGTGGTAACCACCCTCTGTCCTTTAGATCCAGCTTGATAAGACATTTGATAATGTGGTAACCACCCTCTGTCCTTTAGATCCAGCTTGATAGACAtttgataatgtagtaaccaTCCTCTGTCCTTTAGATCCAGCTTGATAAGACATTTGATAATGTGGTAACCACCCTCTGTCCTTTAGATCCAACCAATAGTGGTGCCCTGCTATTATTACTATAACCGTTCCAAGGTCTGCTTTTCTCCTATTTGTATAATCGGTggctgtcccaaatggaaccctattccctatgaagtgcacaaCACTTTTTTACTAGGGATAATTTGGGACGCATCCACGGTCTGTGTAACGTCCAGAGCACTCATCCACATCAGGTTTCCTCCAGCTCTGTGTGAACGGCCCAACTTTCCCCTCTTTCTAAGTGAAGAGGCTGAGCACAGTTTTCCGACTGGCTCTTCTAATAaagagcacagacacacagatagacCGACTGCCtcatccctctgtttctctcttttgttCCCCTCTTCATCTTTTCCAAACTATTGACCCAGAGCTGGTCTCTCCATCTATTCGTTGCTCGATGTGCAATAGGGGAAACTGTTCATTAACGAGCGGGGGTGTGATGGTATATAAGAGAAAGGCAATAGTAAGACAACAGTTACTATCTGGCTGGTCTCCATGGAAATGTCATGACAACATAGTAGCTCTGCACCTGCTTTGACTCCTTATTGCACTGCAGCCATGGAGGGGGTCACAGGTTGGCTTGGACCAGGATGAAAAAGTTCATCAAAATGTTTTTGGCAGGAGCTGGATGGGGACAGGAAATAACTCCCTCATTGTGGGATGAAAGGAAGAGAATGAAAAGGGAAGAAAAGGTAGAGGAACAACCAGCAGCTGCTTTGGGTCTGGCCTGCACTAGAGGCAGCTTGAAGATCTCCAGGGGCTTTCCTGTTGCTTCAGATGGATTGAAATGAAGTCCCTGCATGGCTGTTTGCATTCAGGATAGTCAGTGTTGTTGTTAGGGTCGCTGTGTCAGTCTGGGGGTTGAACACGCCTCAGTCAACCCTTATTACAGCACGAGTCAGGTTATtacagcagtcagtcagtcagtggtatGCTCTGTGGTCCCGTTTAACCTCCAGATGTCATTACGTGTGAGACATTACCCAAGGTGAATAACAAGAGGATGAGGAAAGCAGAATGGAAACAGTAATGCTTGTTGATTCAGAGTAAAACATGTTCATTTTAGCACGTGACTTGTTATTTTCAACACAAAGCACACTAAACACATTTAGAAAAGTAATTTACCATTTTAAATAACTTTAAAAGTAGGTAACATAAACAtaaccacatgtaacatatggTTAGTATACGCATcaaagtcccaatgcaaagttacacctcacttttCTATTTTTCGAGTTATTGCATAAAACCGATCAGAATTCTGAAGAACGCCAAAGTCACGTCTGAAAATGTTTTACTGGGTGtgatgtaatatggaggacccAGCAGCCAGCCCATTCACTATAATGTAACCTctaacagaaataacttcaaatgtttaACTTCAAATAAAACCAAATCGCTTGCACTGATGACTACTGGCTAAAAACCTTTTTGCCAACTTAAAAGCTAATatattttatgaatttatttattGTTACAAATCAACTTGCAAGGTTGCTAAGGAACTAGCATGCTAATGTTATCCCTACTAGCCGGCTAACATTAAGCACGAGTCTGCCAGTTCCTATGAACACCTAGCTTACAGCTACATTAAAGTCAACCaaagttttggaaatacataacgccatctcaCCAGTTATCAAATCATTTTAGCTAGCTTAgctagctatatgcagttatcttagccagtgagctagccagccagctaacattagctatttagccagctagctattaTCCTAGAAAGCCAACCACCACGGTTAGAACACAACTAAAACATAACTGCAGATCAAAGACAtcagagacttccagatgtatgACTGGGGCCCAGCCGATGGTTAAACTTTTAAGAGTGCAGGCTGAGTTAGCTACcaaagcgagagagaggcagaaatatCGGTAGTTTAGAAGATATCCGGAAATAAGTTAATAGTTATGTTTTGGGTTATTACATATTTATGTTTGTACTTAAAGTTAACCAGATcgtacaactaagttactaagtctttggCCACACTTTGTTGTTACTTTGAGTGAAAACGTATGCTTCCTACCCTTTAAAACTAAATGTGGGGAGCTAATTACCACCCAAATTAGCATCCACTTTGACATGGCACAGACCTATGGTAAACAGACCCAGAGGGCGCATAGGGCACAGGTGTCCC
Coding sequences within it:
- the LOC120044743 gene encoding repetitive proline-rich cell wall protein 2-like, whose amino-acid sequence is MEGHNKPNPTNRSCFTKPPFNKRLANRSCFTKPPFNKRLANRSCFTKPPFNKRLANRSCFTKPPFNKRLANRSCFTKPPFNKRLANRSCFTKPPFNKRLANRSCFTKPPFNKRLANRSCFTKPPFNKRLANRSCFTKPPFNKRLANRSCFTKPPFNKRLANRSCFTKPPFNKRLANRSCFTKPPFNKRLANRSCFTKPPFNKRLANRSCFTKPLSTRD